In the genome of Nonlabens sp. MB-3u-79, one region contains:
- the rpsI gene encoding 30S ribosomal protein S9, protein METLHKIGRRKTAVARVYLTEGKGDVTINKKDLTDYFTTGMLQYKVKQAFTLTNTTDLYDVKASVHGGGITGQAEAIRLAIARALVEIDEENRIALKPEGLMTRDPRMVERKKFGQKKARKKFQFSKR, encoded by the coding sequence ATGGAAACATTACACAAAATAGGTAGAAGAAAAACTGCCGTTGCTCGTGTTTACCTTACAGAAGGTAAAGGTGACGTAACAATTAACAAGAAAGATCTTACCGACTATTTTACAACAGGAATGTTGCAATACAAAGTAAAGCAAGCTTTCACACTTACCAATACTACTGACCTTTACGACGTAAAAGCAAGTGTTCACGGTGGTGGAATCACTGGACAAGCTGAGGCTATACGTCTTGCAATCGCTAGAGCTCTTGTAGAAATTGACGAAGAAAACCGCATCGCTTTAAAGCCAGAAGGTCTTATGACTCGTGATCCAAGAATGGTAGAACGTAAGAAATTCGGTCAAAAGAAAGCGAGAAAGAAATTCCAATTCTCGAAACGTTAA
- the ruvC gene encoding crossover junction endodeoxyribonuclease RuvC, with protein MATEKIILGIDPGTAIMGFGIIKVQGKSMSFVQMNELDMRKLKDPYVKLRRIFERTIELIDTYHPDEMALEAPFFGKNVQSMLKLGRAQGVAMAAGLSRDIPVFEYAPLKIKQSITGKGSASKEQVAKMLQSLLGLKELPKNLDMTDGLAAAVCHFYNSGRIEVGKSYTGWEAFVKQNEKRIKK; from the coding sequence TTGGCAACAGAAAAAATCATTCTTGGGATAGATCCTGGTACGGCAATCATGGGTTTTGGGATTATAAAAGTACAGGGTAAATCCATGAGTTTTGTACAAATGAATGAGCTGGACATGCGAAAATTAAAAGACCCTTACGTAAAATTGCGCCGCATTTTTGAGCGTACTATAGAATTGATAGATACCTATCATCCAGATGAAATGGCATTAGAAGCACCGTTTTTTGGTAAAAATGTTCAGTCCATGCTCAAATTAGGCCGAGCACAAGGAGTGGCTATGGCAGCAGGGCTTTCTCGAGACATTCCTGTTTTTGAATACGCACCACTAAAAATAAAACAGTCCATTACCGGAAAAGGAAGTGCCAGTAAAGAACAAGTGGCAAAGATGTTGCAAAGTCTTTTGGGATTAAAAGAGTTGCCTAAAAATCTAGACATGACTGATGGACTTGCTGCTGCCGTATGCCATTTTTATAATAGCGGTAGAATAGAAGTTGGTAAAAGCTATACGGGATGGGAAGCTTTTGTTAAGCAAAATGAAAAACGAATCAAAAAGTAG
- a CDS encoding lysylphosphatidylglycerol synthase domain-containing protein: MSIALHKSKQFLAPLIKIIVILICAYVLYMQWMERPLQLNELWIALQKLPGLTLVAMIAISLASWLVESKKWQYLLDDFYKLSFRESVLQNLTAQAASFITPWRAGEFAMKSLFFKKTLRKKVLSRILAGTISQMLVTILLGVIGVLFYVKESLDLDTAFYLIGMGILLLLLMASISLWLIKKWKSGSLTTKKWRRTILFSLLRYLIFASNWLLLLWLLDYESSMLITIRNVSVFYLVVSIIPVFQVFDIAVKWTAATYIFEGGFFHPELIIVATTIIWLTNSILPTLLGCALLPFQQLKTLEE, translated from the coding sequence ATGTCTATCGCGCTTCACAAATCTAAGCAATTCCTAGCTCCGTTGATAAAAATCATTGTTATCTTGATTTGCGCATACGTACTTTATATGCAGTGGATGGAGCGGCCTTTGCAACTTAATGAGCTATGGATCGCTCTTCAAAAACTACCTGGACTCACTTTGGTCGCTATGATCGCCATAAGCCTCGCGAGCTGGCTGGTGGAAAGTAAAAAATGGCAGTATTTACTAGATGATTTTTATAAATTAAGCTTTCGCGAAAGCGTCCTACAAAACCTCACCGCACAGGCAGCAAGTTTTATAACCCCATGGAGAGCTGGAGAATTTGCTATGAAATCGCTGTTTTTCAAAAAAACCTTACGTAAAAAAGTCCTGAGCAGAATTCTTGCTGGTACTATTTCCCAAATGCTGGTCACTATCTTGCTAGGGGTTATCGGAGTTTTATTTTATGTAAAAGAAAGTCTTGACTTGGACACCGCATTTTATCTGATTGGTATGGGAATCTTATTGCTTCTACTCATGGCAAGTATTTCTTTATGGCTGATCAAAAAATGGAAGTCTGGTAGCTTGACCACAAAAAAATGGCGCCGTACTATTTTATTTTCACTACTGAGGTATCTGATATTTGCAAGCAACTGGCTGCTCCTATTATGGCTGCTCGATTATGAATCCTCTATGCTTATCACTATAAGAAATGTAAGCGTATTTTATCTGGTCGTTTCTATTATCCCCGTATTTCAAGTCTTTGATATAGCTGTAAAATGGACAGCTGCCACTTATATTTTTGAAGGTGGTTTTTTCCACCCCGAACTTATTATCGTTGCGACAACCATTATCTGGTTGACCAATTCAATACTCCCTACTTTATTAGGCTGCGCATTACTTCCTTTTCAACAACTTAAAACTTTAGAAGAATGA
- a CDS encoding glycosyltransferase, whose protein sequence is MSGLFFIIVFGYALVILLLSKELLTYPATKIDPTLKQLPFSIIINYRNEENRLPALLDSVKKQEYSFEKTQWIFVNDKTTDHSLEILQSFTAQHPEIPIVLLDRIPKSASGKKDGITQALGSSKYPHILTTDADCILPAEWIASYNAIYHKHTDAHFIAAPVVIQQENTLLTALQQQEMMALQLITAGSFSYRQPFMCNGANMSFTKEAFYEVNGYEGNQHISSGDDIFLLEKLAAEDVMKCHYLKSSAAIVTTFPKLDVKSMIDQRARWAQKGSETKSMLNKLLSFQVLLMSILFISSPLLWYFSLISSQMFIGVLAVKAFTDMIVLVIGDQFFADVKWKFAVVNFLIYPFLVVMIAFSSLSKPQWQGRAVNAPTSPQD, encoded by the coding sequence ATGAGTGGGCTATTTTTTATCATTGTCTTTGGTTATGCGCTGGTGATTCTTCTATTATCTAAGGAACTACTGACCTATCCTGCAACAAAAATAGACCCAACCCTAAAGCAGCTTCCCTTTAGCATCATCATCAACTATAGAAATGAAGAAAACCGCCTGCCTGCCTTATTAGATTCGGTAAAGAAACAAGAGTACAGCTTTGAAAAAACCCAGTGGATTTTTGTAAACGATAAGACAACAGATCATAGCCTTGAGATCCTTCAATCCTTTACAGCACAACATCCAGAAATTCCAATAGTGCTCTTGGACAGAATACCAAAATCTGCCAGCGGTAAAAAAGACGGTATTACACAAGCCTTAGGATCGAGTAAATACCCTCACATACTTACTACAGATGCCGACTGTATATTACCAGCAGAATGGATAGCCTCCTATAACGCTATTTACCACAAGCATACAGACGCTCATTTTATTGCAGCTCCAGTGGTCATCCAACAAGAAAACACCTTGCTCACTGCTTTACAACAGCAAGAAATGATGGCTTTGCAATTGATCACCGCTGGTAGCTTTTCATACCGCCAGCCTTTTATGTGTAATGGAGCAAACATGAGTTTTACTAAAGAAGCTTTCTACGAGGTAAATGGATACGAGGGCAACCAGCATATTTCCAGTGGCGATGATATTTTCTTACTAGAGAAACTCGCTGCAGAAGATGTAATGAAATGCCATTACCTCAAATCTTCCGCTGCGATAGTCACCACCTTTCCAAAACTCGATGTGAAAAGCATGATTGACCAACGGGCTCGATGGGCACAAAAAGGAAGTGAAACTAAAAGCATGCTCAACAAACTGCTCAGTTTTCAGGTGTTACTAATGAGCATCTTGTTTATATCGAGTCCTTTATTATGGTACTTTTCACTCATCAGCAGTCAGATGTTTATAGGAGTGCTCGCAGTCAAAGCCTTTACCGACATGATCGTGCTGGTGATAGGAGATCAATTTTTTGCAGATGTAAAATGGAAGTTTGCCGTTGTAAACTTTTTGATCTATCCCTTTCTGGTAGTTATGATAGCCTTCAGTAGTTTGTCAAAACCACAATGGCAGGGAAGAGCTGTTAATGCTCCAACGAGTCCACAGGATTAA
- the rplM gene encoding 50S ribosomal protein L13 → MNTLSYKTVSANSATVNKEWVLIDAAEQPLGRMSSIAAKFLRGKYKTNFTPHVDCGDNVIIINADKITLSGNKWSEKTYIRHTGYPGGQRSLTANELFAKDPTRVVERAIKGMLPKNKLGSAIYRNLKVYSGAEHGHEAQQPKTINLNEVK, encoded by the coding sequence GTGAATACTTTAAGTTACAAAACAGTTTCAGCAAACAGCGCTACAGTAAACAAAGAATGGGTACTGATAGATGCTGCTGAACAGCCACTAGGTCGTATGTCTTCAATAGCTGCAAAGTTTTTGAGAGGCAAATACAAGACAAATTTTACTCCACACGTAGACTGTGGTGATAATGTCATCATTATAAACGCTGATAAGATCACTCTAAGTGGTAACAAATGGAGCGAGAAAACATACATCAGACACACTGGTTATCCAGGTGGACAGCGTAGCCTTACTGCAAATGAATTATTTGCAAAAGACCCTACTCGTGTTGTAGAACGTGCTATAAAAGGTATGCTACCTAAAAATAAATTAGGAAGCGCTATTTATCGCAACCTAAAAGTGTATTCTGGTGCTGAGCACGGTCATGAAGCACAACAACCTAAAACCATTAATCTTAACGAGGTAAAGTAA
- the tsf gene encoding translation elongation factor Ts: MAKISAAEVGKLRKTTGAGMMDCKNALVEADGDFDKAIEILRKKGQKVAAKRADRDSSEGVVVSNINDANTRGILLSLNCETDFVAKNDTYVELANKIATIAQHCNSKEEVLASAFDDSMTVEEKLIEQTGVIGEKLEIGDFEAFEAPFVGGYVHGNKIGALTGLSTNSDHAEEVAKSVSMQVASMGATTLSYKDFDAAFVQSETESRIAATEKDNIERGRLGKNLLNIPLFISRSQLTDEALATAKATYEAELKAEGKPEAIWERIIPGKMERFIADNTSLDKEQALLDQDYIMDDKQTVAKFVSSKDAEVVGFKRVSIA; encoded by the coding sequence ATGGCTAAAATATCTGCTGCTGAAGTAGGAAAATTAAGAAAGACGACTGGAGCTGGAATGATGGACTGTAAAAATGCCCTTGTTGAAGCTGATGGTGATTTTGATAAAGCGATAGAAATCCTTAGAAAAAAAGGTCAGAAAGTAGCTGCAAAGCGTGCTGATCGTGATTCTTCAGAAGGAGTTGTTGTTTCAAATATCAATGATGCTAACACGAGAGGTATTCTTTTATCCCTTAACTGTGAAACTGACTTTGTTGCAAAAAACGATACCTATGTAGAGTTAGCAAATAAGATTGCTACTATAGCTCAACACTGTAACTCAAAAGAAGAAGTACTTGCTTCTGCATTTGATGACAGCATGACTGTAGAAGAAAAACTTATTGAGCAAACTGGTGTTATTGGTGAGAAACTTGAAATTGGTGACTTTGAAGCTTTTGAAGCTCCTTTCGTAGGTGGTTATGTACACGGTAATAAGATCGGTGCATTAACTGGTCTTTCTACCAATAGTGATCACGCTGAAGAAGTTGCAAAATCAGTATCTATGCAAGTAGCTTCTATGGGAGCCACTACACTATCTTATAAAGATTTTGACGCTGCATTTGTGCAATCTGAAACAGAATCAAGAATCGCTGCTACTGAAAAAGATAACATCGAGCGTGGACGTTTAGGTAAAAACCTTTTGAACATACCTCTTTTTATCTCTAGATCTCAGTTAACTGATGAGGCTCTTGCTACTGCAAAAGCAACTTATGAAGCTGAACTTAAAGCGGAAGGGAAACCAGAAGCTATCTGGGAAAGAATTATACCTGGTAAAATGGAGCGCTTTATTGCTGACAATACTTCTCTTGATAAAGAGCAAGCATTATTAGACCAAGACTATATCATGGATGACAAGCAAACTGTTGCTAAGTTTGTATCCTCTAAAGATGCAGAAGTTGTAGGATTCAAAAGAGTTTCTATCGCTTAA
- a CDS encoding rhodanese-like domain-containing protein, whose product MKRSSFLILFLLLIGIPFWLLSQKKEAPQNDIPSLLKDYNHRSVPYLSVQMLQMEYKDYVILDTRKKEEFDVSHLPGAIWVGERYDIDKLSNIDKDTKIVVYCSVGIRSEDYGEEMVEDGFSKVYNLYGSIFSWKDAGYQVVDQNNQPTEKVHVYSKKWAKYLKTGKKVY is encoded by the coding sequence ATGAAAAGAAGTAGCTTTTTGATATTATTCTTGCTTCTTATAGGTATCCCCTTCTGGCTTTTGTCACAAAAAAAAGAGGCTCCACAAAATGATATTCCTAGTTTGTTGAAGGACTATAATCATAGGAGCGTTCCTTACTTGAGTGTGCAGATGCTTCAAATGGAATATAAGGATTACGTCATTCTAGATACTCGTAAGAAAGAAGAGTTTGATGTAAGTCATCTACCAGGTGCAATATGGGTAGGAGAGCGCTATGATATAGATAAGTTGTCAAATATAGACAAAGACACTAAAATCGTCGTGTACTGCAGTGTTGGAATACGATCAGAAGATTACGGTGAGGAGATGGTGGAAGATGGTTTTTCAAAAGTGTATAATCTTTATGGGAGTATCTTTTCTTGGAAGGATGCCGGTTACCAGGTAGTTGATCAAAACAATCAACCTACTGAAAAAGTTCATGTATATAGTAAAAAATGGGCCAAATACCTGAAGACCGGAAAAAAAGTCTATTAA
- a CDS encoding HAD family hydrolase has product MIQLFATDIDGTLLDTNRFLSDRTRLELGKLLVPKILISARMPQAMYYLQEALDIINAPLICYNGALVLHGSDVLYELSIPYEEIEKLTEIGQEYGLHVALYRNQEWFVPAMDQWAKREEHNTRVTPSVEETSVTLNYFKQTQDQGGAHKIMFMGDEVDMDAAFAKAEQLLGPKVHLYRSKNTYTEITPSGTSKEVALRKLLELRYPEVGMKNVVAFGDNYNDTDMLAAVGYGVAVENAREVVKKAARFITGHHKEDGVALWLEQNAQKNA; this is encoded by the coding sequence ATGATACAACTTTTTGCTACAGACATAGACGGGACTTTATTAGATACCAACAGATTTTTATCTGATCGTACCCGCTTGGAATTAGGAAAACTTCTCGTACCTAAAATTCTAATATCTGCCAGAATGCCGCAAGCCATGTATTATTTACAGGAAGCACTTGATATTATAAACGCTCCTTTGATTTGTTATAACGGCGCATTGGTACTGCACGGTTCTGATGTGTTATACGAATTGAGCATTCCGTATGAAGAGATTGAAAAGTTAACCGAAATAGGTCAGGAATACGGCCTGCATGTGGCACTATACCGCAACCAAGAGTGGTTTGTTCCAGCTATGGATCAGTGGGCAAAACGGGAGGAGCACAATACGAGAGTTACGCCTAGCGTAGAAGAGACTTCGGTTACCTTAAATTATTTTAAACAGACCCAAGATCAAGGTGGCGCTCACAAGATCATGTTTATGGGTGATGAGGTAGATATGGATGCCGCTTTCGCGAAAGCGGAACAACTATTAGGTCCCAAGGTCCATTTGTACAGATCAAAAAATACCTATACGGAGATTACTCCTAGTGGAACCTCTAAAGAAGTAGCACTTAGAAAACTATTAGAATTGAGGTATCCAGAAGTGGGTATGAAGAATGTAGTAGCTTTTGGAGATAATTACAACGATACCGATATGCTGGCTGCCGTAGGTTATGGGGTAGCTGTAGAAAACGCTCGAGAAGTGGTTAAGAAGGCCGCTAGATTTATAACCGGTCATCATAAAGAAGACGGAGTCGCTTTATGGCTGGAACAAAACGCCCAAAAAAACGCATAA
- the rpsB gene encoding 30S ribosomal protein S2: MANNSDVKSLLDAGVHFGHLTRKWNPNMAPYIYMERNGIHIINLYKTSAKLAEATEALRNIAASGRKVLFVATKKQAKDIVAQHASDANMPYITERWPGGMLTNFVTIRKAVKKMATVDRMKKDGRYETLSKKERLQVDRMRAKLEKNLGSITEMTRMPAALFIVDTVREHIAVKEALKLGIPIFAMVDTNANPRDIDYVIPSNDDASKSIDIIVKEATDAIQAGLEDRKSEKNAEDQAKEEKEAKVAKEEKEAKEAAKADKKAAKEEKATAETTAKDEEE; encoded by the coding sequence ATGGCAAATAACTCAGATGTCAAGTCTTTACTTGACGCAGGTGTCCATTTCGGTCACCTTACTCGTAAGTGGAACCCTAACATGGCTCCTTATATCTACATGGAACGTAACGGGATCCATATCATCAATCTTTATAAAACATCTGCAAAGCTTGCGGAGGCTACTGAAGCACTTCGTAACATCGCTGCATCTGGACGTAAGGTTCTTTTTGTTGCTACTAAGAAGCAAGCAAAAGACATTGTTGCACAACACGCAAGTGATGCTAACATGCCTTACATCACAGAAAGATGGCCTGGTGGAATGCTTACCAACTTTGTAACCATCCGTAAAGCTGTTAAGAAAATGGCTACTGTGGATCGTATGAAAAAAGATGGTCGTTATGAAACTCTTTCTAAGAAAGAACGTCTTCAAGTAGACCGTATGCGTGCAAAATTAGAAAAGAACTTAGGTTCTATTACTGAAATGACACGTATGCCTGCAGCACTTTTTATCGTTGATACGGTACGTGAACACATCGCAGTAAAAGAAGCTTTAAAATTAGGTATTCCTATTTTTGCAATGGTTGATACCAATGCTAATCCACGCGATATCGATTATGTAATCCCTTCTAACGATGATGCATCTAAGTCTATAGACATTATAGTAAAAGAAGCTACTGACGCTATCCAAGCAGGTCTTGAAGATCGCAAGTCTGAGAAGAACGCAGAAGATCAAGCAAAAGAAGAGAAAGAAGCAAAAGTAGCAAAAGAAGAGAAAGAAGCGAAAGAAGCCGCTAAAGCTGATAAGAAAGCAGCTAAAGAGGAAAAAGCTACCGCTGAAACTACTGCAAAAGACGAAGAAGAATAA
- a CDS encoding dihydrolipoamide dehydrogenase — protein MKYSILLFVLAITLTACEGPQGPPGFDGFDGVNITATSIERTVDFFAPDYEVLIDYPPTVTVFPNDMTLVYLLWDVVPGNNGGTVDVWRLLPQTIYTNFGEFQYNFDATNGDARIFIDAPATTDLSQLAPADISNQTFRIVILPVDLLNSGVDVNNYNEVMSAAGLTTDDIIVIE, from the coding sequence ATGAAATATAGTATACTCCTTTTTGTTCTCGCTATCACCTTAACCGCTTGTGAAGGACCACAAGGACCTCCAGGATTTGATGGCTTTGATGGTGTAAACATCACTGCAACATCCATTGAAAGAACTGTAGATTTCTTTGCTCCAGACTATGAGGTATTAATTGATTACCCACCAACCGTAACTGTTTTTCCTAATGACATGACCTTAGTGTATCTCCTATGGGATGTAGTTCCAGGTAATAATGGAGGTACCGTAGATGTATGGAGGTTACTACCACAAACTATTTATACCAACTTTGGCGAATTTCAATACAATTTTGATGCAACTAATGGGGACGCGAGAATTTTTATAGACGCTCCAGCAACTACAGACCTGAGCCAACTTGCTCCTGCTGATATTTCTAATCAAACCTTTAGAATTGTTATTCTACCCGTAGATCTTTTAAACTCTGGTGTGGATGTGAACAATTACAATGAGGTAATGAGCGCAGCAGGTTTAACAACTGATGATATCATCGTTATTGAATAA